The following proteins come from a genomic window of Lachnoclostridium phytofermentans ISDg:
- a CDS encoding DeoR/GlpR family DNA-binding transcription regulator: protein MLAIERMQFIIKTLQDNKVATVSELSKVIQVTEETIRRDLEKLEKQGVISRVHGGAYLREGYGNETPTEVRGKIYQKEKEQIAKASLTFIKDYDSVLLDCSTTASYIAKEIKASEKKISVVTNSLLVAKELEDAEHVRLILLGGEYKDSTKSFCGAATVEALNHYYVDKVFISSAGISVEAGMIDYTLEEATIRSKMIKQAQTCFYVADITKIGRNAIYRIGDLDDVDYLIVNEDIDKKSLELKEALLNRKKEIVIAR from the coding sequence ATGTTAGCAATCGAAAGAATGCAGTTTATTATAAAAACACTTCAAGATAATAAAGTTGCTACCGTAAGTGAACTTAGTAAGGTAATTCAGGTAACAGAAGAAACTATTCGTCGTGACCTAGAAAAATTAGAAAAACAGGGAGTAATTTCAAGAGTCCATGGAGGTGCATATCTTAGGGAAGGATATGGGAATGAGACACCGACTGAGGTTAGGGGTAAAATCTATCAAAAGGAAAAAGAGCAGATTGCGAAAGCGAGCCTAACTTTTATAAAAGATTACGATTCTGTTCTACTTGATTGTAGTACAACAGCAAGTTATATTGCAAAGGAAATTAAAGCTTCTGAGAAAAAAATCTCCGTTGTAACGAACTCCTTACTTGTTGCGAAAGAACTTGAAGATGCAGAACATGTTCGTTTGATCTTACTTGGAGGGGAATATAAGGATAGTACGAAGTCATTCTGTGGTGCAGCAACTGTAGAAGCACTAAATCACTATTATGTAGATAAAGTGTTTATAAGCAGTGCTGGGATAAGTGTAGAAGCCGGAATGATAGACTATACTTTAGAGGAAGCGACAATACGTAGCAAGATGATAAAACAAGCTCAAACTTGTTTTTACGTTGCGGATATTACAAAGATCGGTCGTAATGCGATTTATCGAATTGGTGATTTGGATGATGTAGATTATCTGATTGTAAATGAAGATATCGATAAAAAATCATTAGAACTAAAAGAAGCTCTTTTGAATCGTAAAAAAGAGATTGTGATAGCAAGATAA
- a CDS encoding class II aldolase/adducin family protein: MKNKKEELKREVVLTAKRALKEGMVAGTSGNISVFLEDLNAMAITPSGYDYTIMEENDVVVISLDGTVLEGHLKPSSEWKLHAEIYKNLPHVKSVVHTHSPYATSFAVLHKEIPVILIEMVPFLKGSIEVSPYAKQGSSDVGSNAVPILGRKNACLMANHGVVAVGDTLGQAYINSIYVEDAAKIYHMALTVGTPVVLTEDLW, encoded by the coding sequence ATGAAAAACAAGAAAGAAGAATTAAAAAGAGAAGTAGTTTTAACCGCAAAAAGAGCATTGAAAGAAGGCATGGTTGCAGGTACTAGTGGTAATATAAGCGTATTTCTAGAAGATTTAAATGCAATGGCTATTACACCAAGTGGATATGACTATACTATCATGGAGGAAAATGATGTTGTTGTCATTTCTTTGGATGGTACGGTATTAGAAGGTCATCTAAAGCCTTCTTCTGAATGGAAACTTCATGCAGAAATTTATAAAAACCTTCCGCATGTGAAGTCAGTAGTGCATACGCATTCCCCTTATGCTACCAGCTTTGCGGTACTTCATAAAGAAATTCCAGTTATACTCATTGAGATGGTACCATTCTTAAAAGGAAGTATCGAAGTGAGTCCTTATGCAAAACAGGGAAGTAGTGATGTTGGCTCAAATGCAGTACCTATCTTGGGTAGAAAAAATGCATGTTTAATGGCTAATCACGGTGTGGTTGCAGTCGGAGATACATTAGGACAAGCATACATCAACAGTATCTATGTAGAAGATGCCGCTAAAATTTATCATATGGCGTTAACTGTGGGAACTCCGGTAGTATTAACGGAAGATCTATGGTAA
- a CDS encoding purine-nucleoside phosphorylase has product MNFSAYERLLKCYESFQRKINFKPFVALVLGSGLGDYADQIKVEATLDYNEIEGFPVSTVAGHKGRFVFGYVEEVPVVIMQGRVHYYEGYEMEDVVLPTRLMKMMGAKVLFLTNAAGGVNFNFKAGDFMLITDQISNFVPSPLIGPNIEELGLRFCDMSEVYDKDLREVIRNSAKDIGMELQEGVYIQLSGPNFESPAEVKMCRLLGADAVGMSTACEAITANHMGMKICGISCISNLGCGMTEEPLSHIEVQETADRVAPLFKQLITTSIRNIADVVNSK; this is encoded by the coding sequence ATGAACTTTTCTGCCTATGAACGATTATTGAAATGCTATGAGAGTTTTCAGAGGAAAATTAATTTCAAACCGTTCGTTGCACTTGTCTTGGGATCTGGACTAGGTGATTATGCAGATCAGATCAAGGTGGAGGCAACCCTTGATTATAATGAAATTGAAGGATTTCCTGTATCTACGGTAGCTGGACATAAAGGGCGTTTTGTATTTGGTTATGTGGAAGAAGTGCCAGTTGTTATTATGCAGGGAAGAGTACATTACTATGAAGGGTATGAGATGGAAGATGTCGTACTACCAACCAGACTTATGAAGATGATGGGAGCTAAGGTCTTATTCCTTACCAATGCTGCAGGAGGAGTAAACTTTAATTTCAAAGCTGGTGACTTTATGTTAATAACTGATCAAATCAGTAATTTTGTACCTTCTCCGCTTATAGGACCAAACATAGAAGAACTTGGGCTACGTTTCTGTGATATGAGTGAAGTATATGACAAAGATTTACGTGAAGTCATTCGTAATAGTGCGAAAGATATTGGTATGGAGTTACAAGAAGGTGTTTATATACAGCTAAGTGGCCCTAACTTTGAATCACCTGCTGAAGTTAAGATGTGTAGACTTCTTGGTGCAGATGCAGTCGGTATGAGTACAGCATGTGAAGCAATTACAGCAAACCATATGGGAATGAAGATTTGTGGCATTTCTTGCATATCAAATCTTGGCTGTGGAATGACAGAGGAACCATTAAGCCATATAGAAGTTCAAGAAACAGCAGACCGCGTAGCTCCGTTATTTAAGCAATTAATTACAACATCAATTCGAAACATTGCGGATGTAGTGAATTCCAAATAA
- the mtnA gene encoding S-methyl-5-thioribose-1-phosphate isomerase — protein MENVTLSPDGKSVVIIDQTKLPNAIEYLTLSTSRQMYDAIFALKVRGAPAIGICAGFSIYCLAQTIEETEYDAFLLKFREYKDYLDSSRPTAVNLSWALKRMGKVVLDAKDKSIDEILSLLKAECIAIKEEDIKICKAISEYGLEFLKDGDGILTHCNAGPLATSQYGTALGPLILGKERGMNFKVFADETRPLLQGARLTAFELHEAGIDVTLICDNMASIVMKNGFINACFVGCDRVAENGDTANKIGTSGVAILAKHYGIPFYVMCPTSTIDLNCKTGDDIEIELRSEDEIKSKWYEKPMAPSDVKCYNPAFDVTDHNLITAIITEHGVCKAPFEVSLREAVKKAEDIINK, from the coding sequence ATGGAAAATGTAACATTAAGTCCAGATGGTAAGTCCGTCGTAATTATTGATCAGACAAAACTTCCGAATGCAATTGAATATCTTACCTTATCTACATCTCGTCAGATGTATGATGCAATCTTTGCATTAAAGGTAAGAGGGGCTCCTGCCATTGGAATCTGTGCGGGATTCTCTATTTACTGTCTTGCTCAAACTATAGAAGAGACAGAATATGATGCATTCCTATTAAAGTTTCGTGAATATAAAGATTATCTTGATTCCTCAAGACCAACAGCAGTAAACCTTAGTTGGGCATTAAAACGAATGGGAAAGGTCGTACTTGATGCGAAAGATAAGAGTATTGATGAAATACTTTCATTATTAAAAGCAGAATGTATAGCAATCAAAGAAGAAGATATAAAAATCTGCAAAGCGATTTCTGAATACGGATTAGAGTTTCTTAAAGATGGTGATGGAATTCTAACTCATTGTAATGCTGGACCACTTGCTACAAGCCAGTACGGTACCGCTCTTGGACCATTAATTCTTGGAAAAGAGCGTGGAATGAACTTTAAAGTATTTGCAGATGAAACAAGACCATTATTACAGGGTGCAAGATTGACCGCTTTTGAACTTCACGAAGCAGGAATTGATGTGACTTTAATCTGTGACAATATGGCTAGTATTGTGATGAAAAATGGTTTCATCAACGCATGTTTCGTTGGATGTGACCGTGTAGCAGAGAATGGTGATACAGCAAATAAAATTGGTACCAGTGGTGTCGCAATCTTAGCGAAACATTATGGAATACCATTTTACGTAATGTGTCCTACCTCTACCATCGATTTAAATTGCAAAACTGGTGATGATATTGAAATAGAGCTTCGTTCCGAGGATGAGATCAAATCTAAGTGGTATGAAAAACCAATGGCTCCAAGCGATGTGAAATGCTATAATCCAGCTTTTGATGTAACTGATCATAATTTAATCACAGCAATTATTACAGAGCATGGCGTATGTAAAGCACCTTTTGAAGTAAGTCTAAGAGAAGCGGTTAAAAAGGCAGAGGACATAATTAATAAATAG